One window from the genome of Perca flavescens isolate YP-PL-M2 chromosome 17, PFLA_1.0, whole genome shotgun sequence encodes:
- the LOC114572144 gene encoding monocarboxylate transporter 12-B: protein MAGTKVEKLEGGRRPPGVMAPPEGGWGWMIVAGCFLATICIRAVTRCISMFFVEFQLHFEKDYSTTAWINSLIDATTMLCAPLGGFLGDRLSCRATVILGGLLSSSGLVLSSFASSLEYLYISLGILPGLGFALSYTPAIAMVGRYFSERKALAYGIAMSGSGIGTFILAPAIQLLIEHYSWRGALLILGGFVSNLCVCGALMRPLEPRRSEGIWENNMANLEKECMTTALDSKDTEQVPADCSQVEAKQLEINNLMDTQRLLIANGALKNFDLKNNKLVQGNIALLSSSSPSDRKIADCILFSNKLTETMPGGLKHSDPKLANASTIEDSKLVESMKLSKAADMDAKIAEPLVSTNTSSRGHCFCLESREEFRFLVIPDFLILSVSLLFLAYGCSAPVVYLVPYALSMGLEPQQAAFLMSIFGVSGIVGNITFGWITDRKCLKRYRMLSYMMAIGMDGLCCMFIHLLHSFPLLVPFSVLYGYFDGAYVALIPVVTSDVAGSTYLTSALGVVFFLHGIPYLISPPIGGWLVDRTGNYKATFFLSGACFLFSSVVLGAAMLVRRCQTSKSNSAARLNPNHTAAAAQQGII from the exons ATGGCAGGTACCAAGGTGGAGAAGCTCGAGGGAGGCAGAAGGCCACCGGGGGTCATGGCCCCGCCGGAAGGTGGCTGGGGCTGGATGATCGTCGCTGGCTGTTTCCTCGCCACCATCTGCATCAGGGCAGTGACcag ATGTATTTCCATGTTCTTTGTGGAGTTCCAGCTGCACTTTGAGAAGGATTATTCGACCACCGCCTGGATCAATAGTCTGATCGACGCCACCACCATGCTCTGTG CTCCTCTGGGTGGTTTCCTTGGGGACCGACTCTCCTGCAGAGCTACAGTGATCCTGGGAGGTCTGCTGTCTTCTTCTGGTCTGGTCCTCAGCTCCTTCGCTTCCAGTCTGGAATATCTATACATCTCCCTGGGCATCCTCCCAG GTCTTGGCTTTGCTCTTAGCTACACACCAGCTATAGCGATGGTTGGGAGGTACTTCAGTGAGAGGAAAGCTCTGGCCTATGGCATCGCCATGTCTG GGAGTGGCATTGGGACCTTCATCCTGGCTCCTGCAATCCAGCTGCTTATAGAGCATTACTCCTGGAGAGGAGCTCTTCTCATCCTGGGAGGATTTGTTTCcaacctgtgtgtctgtggtgctCTGATGAGGCCGCTGGAACCAAGAAGAAGTGAAGG GATATGGGAGAACAATATGGCAAACCTGGAGAAAGAGTGTATGACAACAGCACTGGATTCCAAAGACACTGAACAAGTACCTGCTGATTGCAGCCAAGTGGAAGCAAAGCAGCTGGAAATAAACAACTTAATGGATACTCAAAGGCTACTTATAGCCAATGGAGCACTCAAAAACTTTGAccttaaaaacaataaactagTTCAGGGGAACATAGCGCTGCTATCAAGTTCAAGCCCGTCTGATCGGAAGATAGCTGattgcattttatttagcaACAAGCTAACAGAGACAATGCCAGGGGGGCTCAAACACTCAGATCCCAAACTAGCAAATGCTAGCACAATTGAGGACTCAAAATTGGTGGAAAGCATGAAATTGAGCAAGGCAGCTGACATGGATGCTAAGATAGCAGAGCCTTTAGTGAGCACAAACACTTCATCCAGAGGTCACTGTTTTTGTCTCGAGTCCAGGGAAGAGTTTAGATTTCTTGTGATACCCGACTTCCTGATTCTGTCTGTGTCCTTACTGTTTCTGGCTTATGGCTGCAGCGCTCCAGTAGTTTACCTGGTTCCTTATGCCCTCAGCATGGGGTTGGAGCCCCAGCAGGCTGCCTTCCTCATGTCCATATTTGGAGTCAGCGGCATTGTGGGTAACATCACCTTTGGATGGATCACGGACAGGAA GTGTCTGAAGAGGTATCGCATGCTGAGCTACATGATGGCGATAGGCATGGAtggcctttgctgcatgttcaTCCACCTCCTTCACTCCTTCCCCCTCCTGGTCCCATTTTCTGTACTCTATGGATACTTTGACGGGGCGTATGTGGCGCTTATCCCAGTGGTGACCTCTGATGTTGCGGGCTCCACCTACCTGACCTCCGCTCTGGGTGTTGTCTTCTTCCTGCATGGCATCCCCTACCTGATTAGCCCACCAATAGGAG GTTGGTTAGTAGACAGGACTGGAAATTACAAGGCAACCTTCTTTCTCAGCGGGGCTTGCTTCCTGTTCAGCTCTGTGGTTCTAGGAGCTGCCATGCTCGTCAGACGCTGCCAGACGTCCAAGTCTAACTCAGCTGCACGCTTAAATCCCAatcacactgctgctgcagctcaACAGGGCATCATATGA